From the genome of Setaria viridis chromosome 1, Setaria_viridis_v4.0, whole genome shotgun sequence:
CCAGATTCAGACAGCAACCTCCTATAGTGCCAATTTCGATCTCTAACAGGAAAATAAAGCTTTCACACTCACATATAAATGGAAAAGAAGCTTCATATATAGCTCAGGACTTACGCAGTGAAACCTCAAAATCACAGATAAATTACACAAGAAATATAATTTTTCATGCTCAGGACATTAGATGAAACTTCGTCTACAAGATCCATTTACCCTAAGGGTAACAatcattatttatattacaaATAAAAATTTTGGCATCACAATCATATCATCTATAATTAGTTATTAAAATGAATTATTCTACTATTGTGTTCCATGCATAATCACTTTGGTGTGATTACATAATGAGGATATATTTCTTTGAATTCCATGATATTTTATTGACGTCTCCAGTATCTTAAGATTTTAAGAATTATATATATCTTTTCAATCCCatgaaaaagaaatgaaaagtaCTTTTGCCTCCTTTGTTTCCAGTTTGGGGCCCCCAATTGCAACGGTTTGCCTCTTCCCTCTGTTTGGGATGTTATCCGCTCCTAGGCAGTTTCTACTTTAAACAAGGGATAGATGCTTGCCAACTTGTTGCAACAAAGGCAAAACTTTGTCAGAATCTGCTTTCTAGGGTTACGGATAAACTTTCTGATGTTCTACTGATCATGTCTCATGGAACAAAAGTTAGCTAGTTCGTTAGGAAAAGCTTGCTTCCTGAGTCACGGTAATTAACCTAAAGATTTGAAATTAACTTTAATGAAACGTCACCATAGCATTTTATCCCATGTGAAGGACACAGTGCGTTAAATGTTTAAACTTTAGTAGAAACAGATCAAAGGAAACATACATACACATGCTATGACCAAGTTAAGATTTGTCTTTCTTTTTGCTAGGGAGATATTTGCCTTATTAGCATCATCGATATGGCCCAAACAAACCTCTTCATAGCCATTAATTAACATATTTTTCCACTATATATAAGAAATACAACATGGTTCAATGATGAGAGATACAGAAAGCTCTGTTATAGTTAATTTGATATTTTAGAGTAGTTATGTAATTACAACTTGGCCCCCAGTTTGTGCAGCCACACTACTGTTACATATTTTACTGTTTGAGTAACTGCTAATTAGTTTTGGACCATGTTTTGAAATAAGGCATTGTGTGTATAAGAGTGTAGGAAAGAAGGATGAAATTATAACAAACTTTACCAAACATGCCATAACTGATTTGATAGCATGATCAAAGTTCTTGCACAGAGAACACAGCACAACAACATAGAGACTCAAATGACTAAGCCTCAGAAGATGTAAAAGGTTATGCTGCGTATATGTAATCGCAAGGGTGCTTTGTGAAATGGAAAATTTGTCTTTCGGAGAAATTGAAACTGTAAAGTAGGAAAAATCACATATACTACCTTATTACAAAAACATAAAAAAGTTTCTTTTGGTGAATGCTTGAAAACTATTTCATCCAAGCACATACTTATACAGCTATACCATATAAATGAGTAATTGAAGTTTGTGAGATCAAACCATATATTTCTAAAAAGAGAAGCAGGGGATATCTAACCTGGTTCACTTACCTCACTCTTCGCCTTGAGTTCCCACAAAGTTAACTCTAGCTCTTGCTTCTCATCAGTTACTAGCACAATCTATCGCAGATCATGAATTTGTAAGAAAGAAAAATCAGGTCAATACTATACTTTTCATTCAATTCTTACAATACACAGATCGAACTTCAATTTGGCAAGCcgtaaaatagaaaaatatacaAACCAATAGTTTGCCTGTCTAATAGCCCGGCCGTGTGCCAGTAAAcatgcctatatatatatatatactcaaCTGCGTCGATCCTCTTTCGTTCTGTATTCTATTCGCCTGTATATCTGCAAAGAATTcaaagcatatatatatatatatatatatatatatatatatatatatatatatatatatatatatatatatataccgcGTGTACGGACATATACCCCATTATTtcaccagatcgggaggttagAGCTACACACAtcgtatatatatgtatatagatAATAAAAGCCGGCGATGATGAGCTTATCTGTGCGCTGCCACAGCCCGACCAGCCGGCCTGGAGTGGAGAGAGCTAATTATTAGGCAGCGTCGCGCACCTCGAAGACGTTGCGGGTCTTGACGACGATGTCGTACATGTGCACGAGCCTGAACCTGGCGAAGTCCCGGGGCACGGAGATGAGGTGCACGGTGGAGCGCTGGTGGAAGAGGAGCAGGCACGGGTCGTTCACGTAGCGCTCCCACCCGAGCTCCCGCAGCCGCCGCTCCAGCACCTCGTACGACGTCACCACCTCGCCGCTGGGGACGTGCACCAGCACcttgcgccgcccgccgccgcccgacaaCGACCCTTCGTCCTCCTGGCCTGGGTGTTCCACGCGGCGGACAAGGCCGTCCTTGAACACCCACACGCCGGACATGGCTGCTCGTGACTCCGTCTGTGGAATTTGCTGTGGGATGGAGAAGGCAGCTTCGCATCACATATGTACTAGCAGTGCCGGCCAGTGCagcagagagggagaggagaggagaggagaggagggggagaagaGATCGGCGCGCGGTGTGCTCCTGTGAGTAGGGCcgggaaggaaaaggaaacagtTCTCACCTTCCTGATTAGCTGAAGCTGGTGGGGCCCACGCGGGTTAAGCTGTGGTGTCCAGTGGGTCTTCTCTGGGGAAGGGAAGCAGGTGTGGGGCCTCCCCATAATTAACAGGTGCACGAGGAACGTGAATCTTCGGCAGTGGAGACCGAGTGCAGAATTGTGTTCATTATATGTTCGCCGGGTCTATGTTATTTTAGTGTGATTTTTAGTGGTGGGCATAGGCCACGAGTCAATTTCTTCCGGGAATACTTTACTATCCACGTAGACATGTAGTCACCTAGATCCCTCATAGGTCGTCTTCAACAATCAATGTCAGCTAGCTATAAGAAATATTGATCAGCTATGAGGTGACATGGATAAATCATATAGCTTGTAGCTGACTATGTTGTTGAAGACGCTCTTAGGATACTAAATAGTGGGAACTTCTCTGAATGCCCATTTCTAATATACTTTTGGTGGAGTGACTAGGGGTGGTAAAGGgtcctctaatttagcctagcaaatttaaggatcgggctTAATAATGGTCGGtccataatattatatgattttgaactaaaaatagatagaacTTGAGTTGGATTATGAAGGAGGTATGAGgaccatgatccattaccaccctaCTATGACGCGTCACTGGTAGGGTCATATAGATCCTGAAAATCTAACTGGGACTATCTATTCGGGACAACCCGcgactaaagacccctttagtcccggttggtaaaatcaaccgagactaaaggggcacGTGCTAGTTTTACCAACCGACACTAAAGGGGTATGtggcgcatgcacgtaccccctttagtactaaagatcttttttttaattttttttccatattaatgctaattgttgcttcacatatatatatatatatatatacacacacacgtATACATCCTTGGCATACACTACTCACACAtatacgctcgtattgtatgcaagtcgtatatatatttcatgatacaatatatacatatatacaattattagtatattatacacattaaattagtatttatacaattactatatatacaataatttgctctcttcattcttaggatcctctcgtcgtggtgttgctcggttcggTTATTGCATGTTCGTCGTAGTAAAATTCTCCcgcgggatttatcacctcgtgcactagaaatcctatgagatcttggattgccaaaatcctctccttctccgaGAGTTCTTTTTTAATCCgcaacatctgtaatttggaaatatgtgaatgttacacgaaaaattaaatataaggagctagaaaataattaattattaatatttttattttaagtaCAACTATATTTTCCGACGATATCACCTTGTCATGCAAAAAATTGTTCAactgctcacagatgtagtatccacataaattattgccttattcctgtctcaagcactttagtgggaaaaaataagttatgaaatacgTACTGGGAATgttgtattgaatgtaagtttttctttgaattcaccacgATGAGTCTTACAGAATCGTTTACATGCGCtgtgaattaaaataatgaatgatacaatgTTAAgtgaaaatttagaaaataaacttttgcatagagataaaggtccggaattattacaagtttagcatgtcttgaatgtctttgtactctgccggtggtttcctcaatgaatcaaacacaataacgttgattttatcaatcataattatgaGGAGAATCTAGTGgaaactgcgtacataaatgttcatattagaactaactaacattaattaggtaaggaaaagaaaaatgaaaatagacggtacccacacttacttaaagttgtatggtagtagtatgtattgcttgtaattttgttgctccaagaaattgtatattgcgtccaatgtaggttttggttgatcccgtatcGGTTGTTGGTTAACGAgcaatggatccatgaagctaactttgaagtacgattctctgTGGCACCTctaaattagcatcctacataaaatggaacaCAAAGTTATTAGggcaacacacacacacacaaaataatgatctgagccaaaatttacatcttgataaccagacacttacagaacccaggtgctgatgagagagatgtcaagggcatcctgatggcacacttcatatatatccttgaattgcaaccacaggagtttctcactttcaccgaaaaaatcaattggtttaacacgaagagcgaacatgagcctTTCCTTGGctgactgctccatgtaccattgatggaattcatacatcttcatagagagcttccgtaccaattcagGTCTTAGTAGAGGCTTGCCTAcatcaaagggccatttaggtacaatcttTTCTGAAGCTGGCGGTTCAGCTTGcgctagaacttcagcaagcgatAGACCTGTATCTTCCATAAAGGTAATGACTTGGATTTGTTAttctaagggcattgctgctataaCTTGAGCGTCTTTATCTACTTGCTCCCTGAGATGGGGGACAGTACAACTGGAAGATGACTCTCCTCATTTTTCTTCTgataagacttaactaacgaatgctcatagttcgatagtaaaatcttctttacttcttttttcatgccaataaaatTTTTTAATTTCATTAGATCTACTGGCTTAGGATCCATCTCCTTTGGTTTTCTTTGTTCAGCGCATGCTTGGAAGAACTCCCTCACTCCCTCAACAGTCATATCGCCTGGTAGCTTCTGAATGGGTTcggacttctttgttttcttaataggttctttcgcctttggctgccatggcttggaaggcggtgatggcgacttcttgagaggtgctgcATGTTCCTTGCTCGCACCAAAGCTTAGTCCTGGtgatggtgatcggggaggggtgttttggtcgtCGTCGCTTGCACCACTaggattcgatggagatggagatggtgatcgagcaggatgcgacggtcccggtggtgacgatggtcctggaggtggatgtgctggagatgacggtcttgagttctgaggagatggtggctgcgggggatctatggggagcaatgatgcctccttgccgGGGATGAGGATGTAGCGTTTGCACCATACAATGATACCGTGAAGTGCATCCCCTAGTGtactttccccatcacctcccgggagatcgagctctaggccttcatattgactatcacaaattTGCTTTAGGCCAACGCTGGAGTAGCCAGGTgaaatctccatgccatggttTGTCTGCCCTAgtaggattggtaaagcacttccatatgccacctgtacatataggacaaataaagaagttattaaactcccgaggcATGGCTCCATTGAgataattgcataaattatatatatgtataccttaatagtgatgttgccAAATGGTCTATATAGCTCACATCAGGTGCgttgagtgatgtcatccatagggtaccgttggttgtcaTGCGCAACCACGAgtaatcttggcatgttctcatcggggacccctgtggaagcatAACTAATTTGGCATTGAGAAGGACTGACGATGACGTTGGGATCCaacagtgctccagattgggccatctcagtaactacTAGGGACATTCAccaattaatttcttcctgcattcttcttgtgaatgcacatTAGTTTCTAACATGCACCGCTAgctctcctcttgttgttcctttcttcttttctggCTTCTATACATGTCGATGTCCCTACGAAAAGCAAACTTCCCGAGAGCAACCCCGAAGCCTCAGCAATATCCTGGGCGTTCAGGATTCTTGAGCGCCAaagtgagctcatcattctctctatcaACCTTTAACTTTCctgctttagcatcttcaatgttttggatAAGCCTGAGGGCCTTCTGATGTATTGCTTCGTTGAACATAAGTGTctcatcctcttggctcaggtttCCTCCATaagcgtaataccaattctttgatCGATCGGGCCAGTCAATAGTCGCTGGTACGTTACCTCGATCGAatagatcttgttccatctttttcaATTTGAAAATTGTACTCATGTAACCActcgccctagacgatgatggtactccttctatgttggaggtatgtcctagaggcaatcatagagctgatgatatctgattgtatcgatgatttatattgtgttcattgaatatcctttaaaggctacttgaattgatctgcaattatgtgaattgtatgtggaactctttacttgtatggttattctaaaagttatcctcagtcggagttcatgtgtggacacacatgaatattagactagtacatgtattagttgatgactatgtttcacaagttatggatatggagatgtcaaactaataatgtaggcacatgtggagacatgtgctaggactgacccaacacgagaagtagttctctctttacacaacatgtacgctttgtccttagacctgagattgtcgcatgtactcaagatgtggatcgacttacttaggggctatcaaacgctacaccgtgacagggtagttaaaaaggtatctttcgggtttgtcaagaagcatgctgtgagacatggtcaatcaagatgggatttgcccctctctgattgagagtgatatctctgggcccctcgagtgatcggatccgaaaatgcatggccatgctacgtacggttaagagttaacctacaaagggattccaaatcacaagatcgagaaagagcagtcagGTTGAAGCTAGACCAGATATCAtgaggtaaagggaatagcacgtacataatgttgtgacagttcgtctgatatgatcttcgtgtgcgtataggagttggcacgtcttgctagaggccgctaccgactattgggccgagtaggagtactcgggccatgtctatacgtattcgaacccatagggtcacacacttaaggggctggaagcccaattcggatatgatccaagttggatcaggtttagaagtactaatgggcctcgaacccatagacccgtcaggaacctctataaatagaggggtggggcgccttAGGGTTACATACCTTTGgcaaaaacacatctgccgttcctcccatgccctcgccctgttgcaactcgcggacctagcagtccggcttgcgacgcttcctccctgcacgtgtggatacctaggaggtgttgcacctgtagcACTTCGATGAgtcacgacgagccgccgatgagccacgacgagccgacgatgagccgcggcatgaggacgaccttgctgcatg
Proteins encoded in this window:
- the LOC117843299 gene encoding flowering-promoting factor 1-like protein 3; translation: MSGVWVFKDGLVRRVEHPGQEDEGSLSGGGGRRKVLVHVPSGEVVTSYEVLERRLRELGWERYVNDPCLLLFHQRSTVHLISVPRDFARFRLVHMYDIVVKTRNVFEVRDAA